CCACCGAGCCCATGATCACGATCGAGGCCAGCGCGAACGCGATTACGCCGAGCCCGTCCACCATCTCCTCCACCACCAGGCAGGTGCCGTCGGCATCGTCCCGCACCCGGCTCACCGTCTCGCTGGAGCTGCGCGCCGCCGCCAGGGCGCCGGGCTTGGCGGCGATCAGGCGCACCAGGTTGCCACGCACCAGCCCGGCCGCGCGCGTCGACAGATCGCCCCAGTACCAACTGCCGGCGAAGTTGGCGACCGCGCGCGTCACCCCGACCGATGCCAGCAGCACCAGGATCAGCCACGGCGTAATGACCAGCGGCGCGTCGCCGGCCAGGCCGTCGTAGTACACCTTGACCAAGTAGCCGGGCAGCAACGGCGCCACGGCCGACCAGGTCCAGGTGAGCACGTTGGCCAAGTACAGCCGCGGACGGTAGCTGAGCAGGCCGCGCACGAAGCGCACCATGCCGGTCTGGCCGGCGGGGGCCGAGTCTGCAGTGAGGGCGGGCTGTGGCATGGAAGCGGCAACTTACGCACGCCGGCACAAGGCGGCAACCGCCCGAGCTACCGCCGGGGGACGCGATGGCGGATCGATCAGGGCATTCTCTTTGGGCCGAACCGTGACGGTCAACGGGGTGACACGACGTGCCAGTCGGCTGCCTTCGCCGCGTCCGCCAACCTGCCGTCGTAACACACGAATCGGCGCAGGGAGCGACCGAACAAGGCGGCGGTGGCGAGGTGAATCGCATCGAGAGTGCGGAGATCCGGCGGGTCGAGGGCGGCCGCCCGGGTGAGCACGGCGCTGTTGATCCGCACGAGATCGACACGAGAGAGCACGTCCCCGGCCTTGCGGAGCGCACGCGTTCCCTGCGGCTTGACCGCCCGTGCTACCTCCACGCGTGCGAGCGCGCTCGAAAC
This region of Spirochaetaceae bacterium genomic DNA includes:
- a CDS encoding type II toxin-antitoxin system VapC family toxin, with the translated sequence MNAERVCYLDSSAIVKLVVRERESAALRRYLQGRTLVSSALARVEVARAVKPQGTRALRKAGDVLSRVDLVRINSAVLTRAAALDPPDLRTLDAIHLATAALFGRSLRRFVCYDGRLADAAKAADWHVVSPR